Proteins encoded within one genomic window of Pseudomonadota bacterium:
- a CDS encoding DUF1385 domain-containing protein, whose protein sequence is MMRSPRSLAIAVRRPSNEIVVKEAVWRSIWDRLTFLRWPFLRGTVVMIEAMVNGMQALSFSAKEAMPAEEKGGGKDGSGETGGAFLALPVIVSTLLAVGLFKFLPHMAATYAGVLLGDAKLTVDDLAYHFVDGAVKILIFVAYIAAISLMRDIRRVFEFHGAEHMSIYTYEAGEPLTVEHARRKSRLHPRCGTAFLMVVILVFIVVSALIMPFAPEWAKPGDDKPWFNHLLIVLLKLPLLIPVAGLAYEFNRFAGRNASHPLVKPLLVPGLAMQLLTTRPPDDAQLEVALVALRTALWREKVGESVPEDEAPRVFSDFAAFESEGPQLEPAGANA, encoded by the coding sequence ATGATGCGCTCGCCCCGCAGCCTGGCGATCGCCGTCCGCCGCCCCTCGAACGAGATCGTCGTGAAGGAGGCGGTGTGGCGTTCGATCTGGGACCGGCTGACGTTCCTGCGCTGGCCCTTCCTCCGCGGCACGGTCGTCATGATCGAGGCGATGGTCAACGGGATGCAGGCCCTGAGCTTCTCGGCCAAGGAGGCGATGCCCGCGGAGGAGAAGGGCGGCGGCAAGGACGGCTCGGGCGAGACGGGCGGCGCGTTCCTGGCGCTGCCGGTCATCGTGAGCACGCTGCTCGCCGTCGGGCTGTTCAAGTTCCTGCCGCACATGGCCGCGACGTACGCCGGGGTCCTCCTCGGCGACGCGAAGCTGACGGTCGACGATCTGGCCTACCATTTCGTCGACGGGGCGGTGAAGATCCTCATCTTCGTCGCCTACATCGCGGCGATCAGCCTCATGAGGGACATCCGGCGCGTCTTCGAGTTCCACGGCGCGGAGCACATGTCCATCTACACGTACGAGGCCGGCGAGCCGCTGACGGTCGAGCACGCGCGCCGGAAGTCGAGGCTGCACCCCCGCTGCGGCACGGCGTTCCTGATGGTCGTCATCCTCGTCTTCATCGTCGTGTCGGCGCTCATCATGCCGTTCGCGCCCGAGTGGGCGAAGCCCGGAGACGACAAGCCCTGGTTCAACCACCTGCTCATCGTGCTCCTGAAGCTGCCGCTCCTGATCCCGGTCGCCGGCCTGGCCTACGAGTTCAACAGGTTCGCCGGCCGGAACGCGTCGCACCCCCTCGTCAAGCCGCTGCTCGTCCCCGGCCTGGCGATGCAGCTCCTGACGACGCGTCCTCCGGACGACGCGCAGCTCGAGGTCGCGCTCGTGGCGCTGCGCACGGCGCTGTGGCGGGAGAAGGTGGGCGAGTCGGTGCCCGAGGACGAGGCGCCGCGGGTCTTCAGCGACTTCGCCGCGTTCGAGAGCGAGGGACCGCAGCTCGAGCCCGCGGGGGCGAACGCCTGA
- a CDS encoding ATP synthase F0 subunit C → MQMRKVLSLLTVALITLVATAAFAEGEAEAGAVLDQGWRALGAGLAIGLAAFGCGIGQGNAIGACLTGIARNPKADAQMFPKLILGLAIIESLAIYALIIAFMVKP, encoded by the coding sequence ATGCAGATGCGCAAGGTGCTGTCCCTGTTGACCGTTGCCCTCATCACGTTGGTGGCCACCGCGGCGTTCGCCGAAGGCGAGGCGGAGGCCGGGGCGGTCCTGGACCAGGGCTGGAGGGCGCTCGGCGCCGGGCTCGCGATCGGGCTCGCGGCGTTCGGATGCGGCATCGGCCAAGGAAACGCGATCGGCGCCTGCCTGACCGGCATCGCCCGCAACCCCAAGGCGGACGCCCAGATGTTCCCCAAGCTCATTCTGGGTCTCGCGATCATCGAGTCGCTCGCCATCTACGCTTTGATCATCGCCTTCATGGTCAAGCCGTGA
- the tnpA gene encoding IS200/IS605 family transposase has translation MPFCPAHELRGLEKGTDKNVKLFATRHSHAVLYVHVVWATKNRAAVLDSALLFRLSRQAADTAHALGSAVLALGGAPDHVHLLVRYRPDLSVAELVRGLKAALTLTIRREVSSFPDFSWQTGYGAFSVSSSELDRTVAYISNQERHHAAGTIWPDLELED, from the coding sequence GTGCCATTCTGCCCCGCGCATGAATTGCGCGGGCTGGAGAAGGGAACCGACAAGAACGTGAAGCTGTTCGCAACCAGGCACTCCCACGCCGTGCTGTACGTGCACGTGGTTTGGGCGACGAAGAACCGCGCCGCAGTCCTCGACAGCGCGCTTCTCTTTCGATTGTCCCGGCAAGCCGCCGACACGGCGCACGCGCTGGGCTCCGCCGTGCTCGCGCTCGGCGGAGCACCCGACCATGTCCACCTGCTGGTGCGATATCGCCCCGACCTCTCCGTCGCCGAGCTCGTGCGCGGGCTGAAAGCGGCGTTGACCTTGACGATCCGGCGCGAGGTATCGAGCTTTCCCGATTTCTCGTGGCAGACCGGCTACGGCGCGTTCAGCGTCAGCTCGTCAGAGTTGGATCGCACGGTGGCCTACATCTCGAACCAGGAGCGCCACCACGCGGCAGGAACCATCTGGCCTGACCTGGAGCTCGAGGACTGA
- the rpmE gene encoding 50S ribosomal protein L31, whose amino-acid sequence MKKGIHPKYTAITISCACGNTVKTRSTNGQDMTLEICSECHPFYTGKQKLLDSAGRIERFRKKYAGQKKPA is encoded by the coding sequence ATGAAGAAGGGTATCCATCCGAAGTACACGGCGATCACGATCAGCTGCGCCTGCGGCAACACCGTGAAGACCCGCTCGACCAACGGGCAGGACATGACGCTGGAGATCTGCTCCGAGTGCCACCCGTTCTACACCGGGAAGCAGAAGCTGCTCGACTCGGCCGGGCGCATCGAGCGCTTCCGGAAGAAGTACGCCGGCCAGAAGAAGCCCGCGTAG
- a CDS encoding AtpZ/AtpI family protein, giving the protein MGFAILIGVLGGQYLDDVFDTAPVLFWIGFAVGLGAAAKAVYDGLRVASRTVVPDDEKNSKKI; this is encoded by the coding sequence ATGGGGTTCGCGATTCTCATCGGGGTGCTGGGCGGACAGTATCTGGACGACGTGTTCGATACCGCCCCGGTGCTGTTCTGGATCGGCTTCGCGGTTGGTTTGGGAGCGGCGGCGAAAGCAGTTTACGACGGCTTGCGGGTGGCATCCAGAACCGTGGTCCCGGACGATGAAAAAAATTCTAAGAAGATTTGA
- a CDS encoding peptidylprolyl isomerase: MSETRFLTALAFLGLGAAFIGCGNAVPSPAAAVGEGETRFDVPAPLPVSMEQDVTERVEIKTSMGSIVVGLYGDAAPDTVKSFLSYVDRGFYSGKIFHRVIPGFMIQGGGFDAALERAETDPPLRLEIIPGLKHEAGIISMARTSDPNSATSQFFICVSAATQLNGGYAAFGHVEEGLTVALEISSVPTQTVTGERGEMNDVPTQPVVIEHVRRLGLESAPQGDAGP, encoded by the coding sequence GTGAGCGAAACGCGGTTCCTCACCGCGCTGGCTTTTTTGGGTTTGGGCGCTGCGTTCATCGGTTGCGGAAACGCTGTTCCGTCGCCTGCCGCGGCGGTCGGGGAGGGCGAGACGAGGTTCGACGTGCCGGCGCCTCTGCCCGTCTCGATGGAGCAGGACGTCACCGAGCGCGTCGAGATCAAGACCTCCATGGGGAGCATCGTCGTGGGGCTGTACGGTGACGCCGCGCCGGACACCGTGAAGAGCTTCCTCTCGTACGTCGACAGGGGGTTCTACAGCGGCAAGATCTTCCACCGCGTGATCCCCGGCTTCATGATCCAGGGCGGCGGCTTCGACGCGGCGCTCGAGCGCGCGGAAACGGATCCGCCGCTCCGGCTCGAGATCATCCCCGGGCTGAAGCACGAGGCCGGGATCATCTCCATGGCGCGCACCTCGGATCCGAACAGCGCGACGAGCCAGTTCTTCATCTGCGTGTCCGCGGCGACGCAGCTCAACGGCGGCTACGCGGCGTTCGGGCACGTCGAGGAGGGCTTGACCGTCGCGCTGGAGATCTCCTCCGTGCCCACGCAGACCGTCACGGGAGAGCGCGGCGAGATGAACGACGTGCCGACGCAGCCGGTCGTCATCGAGCACGTCAGGCGCTTGGGCCTCGAGAGCGCGCCGCAGGGTGACGCAGGGCCGTGA
- the atpB gene encoding F0F1 ATP synthase subunit A — protein sequence MPHGVSWFDYIFTAMGEWRTRLQELIGTSYIDHADISVQYVVGFAFVAALLIMLVLIARRKFSATRGLIPDNRLNLRTFFEMMIEGALATMEGIMGRKAARFFLPLIAASMFIIFFSNFIGLIPGFTPPTGNLNMTLAMALVIFFTTHIWGIKEHGVIKYFAEWCGPFRKWWALPFMLFFFAIEAVSHLARPASLSIRLMGNMFADHAVVASFTLLCPILVPVPVLLLGVLVCIVQTAVFCILSAVYIGMAVAHEEH from the coding sequence ATGCCGCACGGCGTGAGCTGGTTCGACTACATCTTCACCGCGATGGGCGAGTGGCGCACGCGGCTGCAGGAGCTCATCGGCACGTCCTACATCGACCACGCCGACATCTCCGTGCAATACGTCGTCGGGTTCGCCTTCGTCGCGGCGCTGCTGATCATGCTCGTGCTGATCGCGCGGCGGAAGTTCAGCGCCACGCGCGGTCTCATCCCGGACAACCGCCTGAACCTGCGCACGTTCTTCGAGATGATGATCGAGGGCGCGCTCGCCACGATGGAAGGGATCATGGGCCGCAAGGCCGCGCGCTTCTTCCTCCCGCTCATCGCGGCGAGCATGTTCATCATCTTCTTCTCGAACTTCATAGGGCTCATCCCCGGGTTCACGCCGCCGACGGGGAACCTCAACATGACGCTCGCGATGGCGCTCGTCATCTTCTTCACGACGCACATCTGGGGCATCAAGGAGCACGGCGTCATCAAGTACTTCGCGGAGTGGTGCGGCCCGTTCCGCAAGTGGTGGGCGCTCCCGTTCATGCTGTTCTTCTTCGCGATCGAGGCGGTCAGCCACCTCGCGCGGCCGGCGTCGCTGTCCATCCGACTGATGGGCAACATGTTCGCCGATCACGCGGTGGTGGCGTCGTTCACGCTCCTGTGCCCGATCCTCGTGCCGGTGCCGGTGCTGCTCCTCGGGGTGCTCGTGTGCATCGTGCAGACGGCGGTGTTCTGTATTCTATCGGCGGTGTACATCGGTATGGCTGTTGCTCACGAAGAGCATTGA
- a CDS encoding histidine triad nucleotide-binding protein gives MGEVDCVFCKIVSGAIPAKKLYEDDAVVAFDDAHPAAPIHFLVIPKIHVDTLDDVGKEHAPLLGRMLVVAARLAREKGVGATGYRQVINCRKAAGQVVYHLHAHVLGGRDMRRMG, from the coding sequence ATGGGCGAGGTCGACTGCGTCTTCTGCAAGATCGTGAGCGGGGCGATACCGGCGAAGAAGCTCTACGAGGACGACGCCGTCGTCGCGTTCGACGACGCCCACCCGGCCGCGCCGATCCACTTCCTCGTCATCCCGAAGATCCACGTCGACACGCTCGACGACGTGGGGAAGGAGCACGCGCCGCTGCTCGGGAGGATGCTGGTCGTCGCGGCGAGGCTGGCGCGGGAGAAGGGCGTCGGCGCGACCGGCTACCGCCAGGTGATCAACTGTCGCAAGGCGGCCGGGCAGGTCGTGTACCACCTGCACGCGCACGTCCTCGGCGGCCGCGACATGCGCCGGATGGGGTGA
- the prfA gene encoding peptide chain release factor 1: protein MLDKLAKIEERFEEIERRLCDPAVISNREAFRELSRERAALDELVPTYRDYKRLLADLGEYEEGASSGDPELKELAEAELPGLRAKRQALEDRIKLLLLPRDPNDDKNVILEVRAGTGGEEASLFAAELFRMYQKFAESSGWRVELMSASETDSGGFKEVIANISGKDVFASFKYESGVHRVQRVPQTESQGRIHTSAVTVAVLPEAEDVEVHIDEDKELRIDVMRAGGPGGQCVNTTDSAVRITHLPTGLVVMCQDEKSQHKNRAKALKILRARLFDKIQAEKNAERAAERKSQVGTGDRSERIRTYNFPQSRVTDHRVGLTLYKLEEILAGNIGEFVGSIRAHFQAEALKSENAD from the coding sequence ATGCTGGACAAGCTCGCGAAGATCGAGGAGCGGTTCGAGGAGATCGAGCGCAGGCTCTGCGATCCGGCGGTGATCTCGAACAGGGAGGCGTTCAGGGAGCTGTCCCGCGAGCGCGCGGCGCTCGACGAGCTCGTGCCGACCTACCGCGACTACAAGAGGCTGCTGGCGGATCTCGGGGAGTACGAGGAGGGCGCGAGCTCCGGCGACCCCGAGCTCAAGGAGCTCGCCGAGGCCGAGCTCCCCGGGTTGCGGGCGAAGCGCCAGGCGCTCGAGGATCGGATCAAGCTCCTCCTCCTTCCGCGCGACCCCAACGACGACAAGAACGTCATCCTCGAGGTCCGCGCCGGAACCGGCGGCGAGGAGGCCTCGCTGTTCGCGGCGGAGCTGTTCCGCATGTACCAGAAGTTCGCGGAGTCGAGCGGGTGGCGCGTCGAGCTCATGAGCGCGTCGGAGACAGACAGCGGCGGCTTCAAGGAGGTCATCGCCAACATCTCCGGCAAGGACGTGTTCGCCTCGTTCAAGTACGAGAGCGGGGTCCACAGGGTGCAGCGGGTTCCCCAGACCGAGAGCCAGGGCCGGATCCACACGTCGGCCGTGACCGTCGCCGTGCTCCCGGAGGCGGAGGACGTCGAGGTCCACATCGACGAGGACAAGGAGCTCCGCATCGACGTCATGCGCGCCGGCGGCCCCGGCGGGCAGTGCGTGAACACGACCGACTCGGCGGTGCGCATCACGCACCTCCCGACCGGCCTCGTCGTCATGTGCCAGGACGAGAAGTCGCAGCACAAGAACCGCGCCAAGGCGCTGAAGATCCTGCGGGCGCGGCTGTTCGACAAGATCCAGGCGGAGAAGAACGCGGAGCGCGCGGCGGAGCGCAAGAGCCAGGTCGGCACCGGCGATCGCTCGGAGCGGATCCGCACGTACAACTTCCCGCAGAGCCGCGTGACCGACCACCGCGTCGGCCTGACCCTCTACAAGCTCGAGGAGATCCTCGCCGGAAACATAGGAGAGTTCGTCGGCTCCATCCGGGCGCACTTCCAGGCGGAGGCGCTGAAGAGCGAGAACGCGGACTGA
- the rho gene encoding transcription termination factor Rho codes for MHLRDLKKKPISELTTMANEYNIEGAAGMRKQELIFALLQAQSDQNGVITGEGVLETLPDGFGFLRAPDYNYLPGPDDIYVSPSQIRRFNLRTGDIVAGQIRPPKESERYFALLKVETINHEAPEVARSKILFDNLTPLYPDARFNLETPDKPNDSTRIIDLLCPIGKGQRCLIVSPPRAGKTVLLQDLANAISTNHPEAKLHVLLIDERPEEVTDMARNVDGEVISSTFDEPAQRHVQVAEMVLEKAKRLVEHNHDVVILLDSITRLARAYNTVVPPSGKILSGGVDSNALHKPKRFFGAARNIEGGGSLTIVATALVDTGSRMDEVIFEEFKGTGNSEIHLDRKLMEKRIFPCLDINRSATRKEELLLDNFVLQRVWLLRQLLHPLNVIDSMEFLLDKLRRTKSNKEFLESMNQ; via the coding sequence ATGCATCTGAGAGATCTCAAGAAGAAGCCCATCTCCGAGCTCACCACGATGGCGAACGAGTACAACATCGAGGGCGCGGCCGGAATGCGCAAGCAGGAGCTGATCTTCGCGCTCTTGCAGGCCCAGTCCGATCAGAACGGCGTCATCACCGGCGAGGGCGTGCTCGAGACCCTGCCCGACGGGTTCGGCTTCCTGCGCGCGCCGGACTACAACTACCTCCCGGGGCCGGACGACATCTACGTCTCCCCGTCTCAGATCCGGCGGTTCAACCTCAGGACCGGCGACATCGTCGCGGGACAGATCCGGCCGCCCAAGGAGTCGGAGCGCTACTTCGCGCTGCTCAAGGTCGAGACCATCAACCACGAGGCGCCAGAGGTCGCGCGGTCCAAGATCCTCTTCGACAACCTGACGCCGCTCTACCCGGACGCGCGCTTCAACCTCGAGACCCCGGACAAGCCCAACGACTCGACGCGCATCATCGACCTCCTGTGCCCGATCGGGAAGGGGCAGCGCTGCCTCATCGTGTCGCCGCCGCGCGCCGGCAAGACCGTCCTCTTGCAGGATCTCGCGAACGCCATCTCCACGAACCACCCCGAGGCGAAGCTCCACGTGCTGCTCATCGACGAGCGGCCCGAGGAGGTCACCGACATGGCGCGGAACGTGGACGGGGAGGTGATCAGCTCCACCTTCGACGAGCCCGCGCAGCGGCACGTCCAGGTCGCAGAGATGGTGCTCGAGAAGGCGAAGCGCCTCGTCGAGCACAACCACGACGTCGTGATCCTCCTGGATTCCATCACGCGCCTCGCGCGCGCCTACAACACGGTCGTCCCGCCGTCGGGCAAGATCCTCTCCGGCGGCGTCGACTCCAACGCCCTGCACAAGCCGAAGCGGTTCTTCGGCGCGGCGCGGAACATCGAGGGCGGCGGCAGCCTCACGATCGTCGCCACCGCGCTCGTCGACACCGGATCGCGCATGGACGAGGTGATCTTCGAGGAGTTCAAGGGGACGGGCAACAGCGAGATCCACCTGGATCGCAAGCTCATGGAGAAGCGGATCTTCCCGTGCCTGGACATCAACAGGTCCGCGACGCGCAAGGAGGAGCTGCTGCTCGACAACTTCGTCCTGCAGCGCGTCTGGCTGCTGCGGCAGCTCCTGCACCCGCTGAACGTGATTGACTCGATGGAGTTCTTGTTGGACAAGCTCCGTAGGACGAAGAGCAACAAGGAGTTCCTCGAGTCGATGAACCAGTAG